From Flavobacterium arcticum, the proteins below share one genomic window:
- a CDS encoding SRPBCC family protein has protein sequence METKPLVVTRTYNAPVTHVWQALTDVEKMRQWYFDLKDFKAEIGFKFNFVGCDHDGENFIHLCEVTEVIPETKLTYSWKYDGYDGISYVTFELFPEDDKTKLILTHTDLDTFPSIEELKRDNFEKGWNQILGTSLKEYVEKK, from the coding sequence ATGGAAACAAAACCTTTAGTTGTAACGCGTACTTATAATGCTCCTGTTACCCATGTATGGCAGGCACTAACCGATGTGGAGAAAATGAGACAATGGTATTTTGATCTTAAAGATTTTAAAGCCGAAATAGGTTTTAAGTTTAATTTTGTTGGTTGTGATCATGATGGTGAAAATTTCATTCATTTATGTGAAGTAACCGAAGTTATACCTGAAACGAAACTAACGTATAGCTGGAAGTATGACGGTTATGACGGAATATCCTATGTTACTTTTGAGCTTTTTCCAGAAGATGATAAAACCAAACTTATACTTACTCATACAGATTTGGATACTTTCCCTTCAATAGAAGAACTTAAAAGAGATAATTTTGAAAAAGGATGGAATCAAATATTGGGTACTTCATTAAAAGAGTATGTTGAGAAGAAATAA
- a CDS encoding ArsR/SmtB family transcription factor, whose translation MRRDVFQAIADPNRRAIINLLSKQELNLNAVADNFEISRPAVSKHIKILTECGLVSIKQEGRERYCRAELSKLKEVAEWTNRYREFWNDKLDALGAFLEDEK comes from the coding sequence ATGAGAAGAGATGTATTTCAGGCAATAGCCGACCCAAATAGAAGAGCTATTATTAATTTATTATCAAAACAGGAATTAAACCTGAATGCTGTTGCTGATAATTTTGAGATAAGCCGTCCGGCAGTATCCAAACACATTAAAATACTTACAGAATGTGGTTTAGTAAGTATTAAACAAGAGGGGAGAGAGCGTTATTGTCGGGCAGAGCTATCTAAACTTAAAGAAGTTGCCGAATGGACTAACCGCTATAGGGAGTTTTGGAACGATAAGCTGGATGCATTGGGTGCTTTCCTGGAAGATGAAAAATAA
- a CDS encoding pseudouridine synthase — protein sequence MEHHFIIYKPYGYLSQFIYNLKRKKKLLGELHNFPEGTMAIGRLDEDSEGLLLLTTDGKVSAAVRSKKVEKEYYAQVDGLITQEAAKQLQEGVEIGFNGTRYTTLPCNAFILNAPPSLPARGKKIRDERHGPTSWVSITVTEGKFRQVRKMTAAVGFPTLRLVRVRVGNVQLNDMQPGEVREVNTFIL from the coding sequence ATGGAACATCATTTTATTATCTACAAGCCTTACGGCTACCTTAGCCAATTTATATATAACCTAAAGCGTAAAAAGAAACTTTTAGGAGAACTACACAATTTCCCTGAAGGTACTATGGCAATAGGTAGGCTCGACGAAGACTCTGAAGGTTTACTATTACTTACTACAGATGGAAAAGTAAGTGCTGCTGTACGCAGTAAAAAGGTAGAAAAAGAATACTATGCTCAAGTAGACGGACTTATAACACAAGAGGCTGCAAAGCAACTACAAGAAGGGGTAGAAATAGGTTTTAATGGCACGCGCTACACTACGCTACCTTGTAATGCTTTTATATTAAACGCACCTCCTAGTTTACCCGCAAGAGGAAAAAAGATAAGAGATGAACGACACGGTCCTACATCATGGGTATCTATAACCGTAACTGAAGGCAAGTTTAGACAAGTGCGAAAAATGACTGCTGCTGTAGGGTTCCCTACCTTACGTTTAGTAAGAGTACGAGTAGGGAATGTACAACTAAATGATATGCAACCAGGCGAAGTTCGCGAGGTTAATACTTTTATACTCTAA
- a CDS encoding heavy-metal-associated domain-containing protein — protein sequence MNNELKFKTSINCGGCVARVTPLLNDVAGIEQWSVDTDNPDKILTVKLEGATRDEVITTVKKAGFTIEPV from the coding sequence ATGAATAACGAATTAAAATTTAAAACAAGTATAAACTGTGGCGGTTGTGTAGCCAGAGTAACACCATTATTAAATGATGTAGCAGGAATAGAACAGTGGAGTGTAGATACTGATAATCCTGATAAAATTTTGACTGTAAAATTAGAAGGAGCTACCAGAGATGAGGTAATAACTACCGTAAAAAAGGCAGGATTTACTATAGAGCCGGTTTAA